The Linepithema humile isolate Giens D197 chromosome 2, Lhum_UNIL_v1.0, whole genome shotgun sequence genome has a segment encoding these proteins:
- the dop gene encoding microtubule-associated serine/threonine-protein kinase 3 isoform X3: protein MDQTRNRPSRPRLRSHGNSARVLVFDQNETEETACSMEAETHRRPIPPKVESKEAPVRPVSGELSNLIRMRNSTIGKSAPSLSVHVRDFNIPRRAAKAAHRKSFIATTSPTLPRCHSPLSAFVPIVGSPLESPRMSSSPHFAFAPIKRIGGATGTGDGRRWSVASLPSSGYGTTPGSSNVSSQYSSQERLHQLPNVPTKDELRMLSCHFSKPGTPCSSHPGFPGSSIPGSASLSLEEEGRRSPLHRPRSRSLSSPSRSPVLDSEIVMMNTLYKERFPKATQQMEERLTNFINENKEIDNDVVANMTQDSKPILRFAHHQVIEVARDCLQKSQEKLITTRYFYEMSENLEHLLMDTKEKSLEAATRLTGLIKKLLLVISRPARLLECLEFDPEEFYHLLEQAEGQAKINAGIKTDIPQYIITKLSLNRDPISELQEDLNKLEDSASSSDSNLQVTSSPNKDDDKSQRIPCESDYEVLKLISNGAYGAVYLVKEKITRQRFAMKKINKNNLMLRNQVEQVFAERDIMSFTDNPFVVSMYCSFETKKHLCLVMEYVEGGDCANLLKNTGALPPDMARFYFAETVLAVEYLHSYGIVHRDLKPDNLLITALGHIKLTDFGLSKMGLMSLATNLYEGYIDRETRQFSDKQVFGTPEYIAPEVILRQGYGKPVDWWSMGVILYQFLIGCVPFFGETPEILFAHTVNDDIEWPDEDDEYVQPEAKSIITALLQQSPRDRLGTGGSHEVKEHPYFYGVNWNSLLRQKAEFVPQLANDEDTSYFDTRMDRYNHDLGDDTDDTDDSPLFGSFSSYSPQSRKISQTRPPLFNPDAEADASKKQLFRSEAGIELEGTIAQLSLGPNASSSITPPSKLAANDPQPAHSSEKHRPPLSSMKNSSCENQSRTDKSNVTTSSNTTPSTTVSSSNDSQLTVVKNSQVEGTSINLSTPDSSQTEESEDISPQIQRKRHTHSRDKLPRFSISIDDEHMLDLAAANRDAAEESKHNSSTDSFESFSAIPPMLPSARQKSRSVIKSASTSGLSLVIPTSDFAYDAPLNTQPIESPGGSSTASSRDTSPCRELSPLVTSLKPPIIIRRGPCGFGFTVHTIRVYYGDSDFYTMHHLVMALEQSSPAFEAGLRPGDLITHINGEPVQGLYHTQVLQLMLSGGDHVTLRSTPLENTSIKTGGRRRDLAQSKLARRTLHKQRKQKRDHSDKKRKTSLFKRISSKRASVEMQQMAAGICSPSMVTPSRSFQSFTRSQETSPYFATCSKSVCSPSPPTNRASSDSYHSTGNSSPCSSPNSSSPGSNTSVGNLSGISNQSHFQQRPSTLHGLKHKLHTATKNIHSPNRRKSVGHIPLSPLARTPSPSPIPASPTRSPSPLAFPTGHQPGSSNTTQSYSPGACLSTPNSQKKGYGRPKSAEPGSPLLRRALSPDRLHPRSAESKTSISPLANTVVKVTPRVTIAQSSHNSSETSDESNDSFKDANNEGGAKSEKKVSSEQKADYSKLTHGISINLGNVSMSNSCGSTQLPRIAEEKDSPTGTKSDDYSSSKEIGAEKGESKRSTSGHDQSKDNANKSQSDKRGDNGGKTCGKKEEGVLQSGTSLASTQQAASSATNLQNLDQRYCQTSERFIASSLPHKTPHVPEQKSKEIHQEVKKILKRYKVDSGDGAHPSVHESSTVSAKEKKNN, encoded by the exons ATGGATCAGACGAGAAATAGGCCGAGTAGGCCACGATTGCGGTCCCACGGTAATTCCGCTAGGGTGCTTGTGTTTGATCAAAATGAGACGGAAGAAACTGCCTGCAGCATGGAAGCAGAAACGCACAGACGTCCAATCCCACCAAAAGTGGAGAGCAAAGAAGCTCCAGTTCGACCCG TTAGTGGAGAGTTATCCAATCTTATTCGAATGAGAAATTCGACAATTGGAAAGTCGGCACCTTCTTTATCAGTTCATGTG CGTGATTTCAACATTCCTCGCCGTGCTGCTAAAGCGGCTCATCGtaaatctttcatcgcaacTACGTCACCTACCTTACCACGTTGCCATTCACCTTTGTCAG CATTCGTTCCGATCGTAGGCAGTCCCCTAGAGAGTCCTAGGATGTCATCCAGTCCACACTTTGCTTTTGCTCCAATTAAAAG GATCGGCGGAGCCACAGGAACCGGCGATGGTAGAAGATGGTCAGTCGCCAGTTTACCGTCCAGCGGTTATGGAACAACACCTGGTTCCAGTAACGTTTCG TCACAATATTCGAGCCAAGAACGTTTGCATCAACTGCCAAATGTTCCCACCAAGGACGAGCTGCGTATGTTATCTTGTCATTTCTCTAAACCCGGAACACCGTGCTCTTCGCATCCGGGGTTCCCAGGCTCGAGCATTCCGGGTAGCGCGTCTCTTAGCCTCGAAGAAGAGGGTCGTCGATCGCCATTACATCGTCCACGTTCCCGGAGTTTGAG CAGTCCGAGTCGGTCACCTGTTCTAGACAGTGAAATTGTTATGATGAATACTTTGTACAAGGAGAGGTTTCCAAAG GCAACGCAGCAGATGGAAGAGCGGCTAACCAACTTCATTAATGAAAACAAAGAGATAGACAATGACGTGGTGGCCAACATGACGCAAGATTCGAAACCAATTTTACGCTTTGCACATCATCAAGTAATTGAAGTGGCCAGAGACTGTTTGCAAAAATCtcaggaaaaattaattacaacgAGATATTTTTACGAGATGAGCGAAAATCTGGAACATCTATTAATGGAC acgaaagaaaaatctttagaAGCCGCAACGAGATTAACAGGACTGATAAAGAAACTCTTGTTAGTTATATCACGTCCAGCGCGCCTGTTGGAATGTTTGGAATTCGATCCCGAAGAGTTCTACCATCTACTCGAGCAAGCGGAGGGCCAAGCGAAAATCAACGCGGGGATAAAAACTGACATTCCTCAATATATCATCACAAAGCTCTCGTTAAATCGTGATCCGATATCTG AGTTGCAAGAAGATTTGAATAAGTTGGAGGATTCGGCGAGTTCGAGCGACAGTAATTTGCAAGTGACATCGAGTCCGAATAAAGATGACGATAAATCTCAGCGTATCCCGTGCGAAAGTGACTATGAAGTGCTCAAGTTGATCAGCAACGGCGCCTACGGTGCGGTGTATTTAGTGAAGGAGAAGATCACCCGGCAGAGATTCGCCATGAAGAAAATCAACAAGAATAATCTAATGCTGCGAAATCAAGTAGAGCAGGTGTTTGCCGAAAGAGATATAATGAGCTTCACGGATAATCCATTTGTAGTCTCCATGTACTGCAGCTTTGAGACCAAG AAACACTTGTGCTTGGTGATGGAATACGTGGAGGGAGGGGATTGCGcgaatcttttaaaaaatactggTGCACTGCCACCAGATATGGCAAGATTTTACTTTGCAGAGACTGTCTTAGCTGTCGAGTATTTACATAGTTACGGCATTGTACATCGGGATTTGAAGCCTGATAA cttaCTCATCACTGCCCTGGGACACATTAAGCTTACCGATTTCGGCCTTAGTAAAATGGGTCTAATGTCCC TGGCGACAAATCTCTACGAGGGCTACATCGATCGAGAAACGCGGCAGTTCTCGGACAAGCAAGTGTTCGGCACGCCGGAATATATCGCTCCGGAAGTTATATTGCGTCAGGGTTACGGCAAGCCAGTCGACTGGTGGTCCATGGGTGTGATATTGTATCAGTTTCTGATCGGCTGCGTGCCCTTCTTCGGCGAGACACCCGAGATATTATTCGCTCACACAGTGAAtg ATGATATCGAATGGCCAGACGAAGATGACGAGTACGTCCAGCCCGAGGCGAAGAGCATCATAACGGCGCTTCTACAGCAGAGTCCTAGGGATCGATTAGGAACCGGTGGTTCGCACGAGGTCAAGGAACATCCATACTTCTACGGAGTAAACTGGAATAGTTTACTTAGGCAGAAGGCTGAGTTTGTGCCACAACTAGCCAACGATGAAGATACTAGTTACTTCGACA CTCGTATGGATAGGTACAACCACGATTTGGGCGACGACACGGACGACACCGACGATTCTCCCTTATTCGGATCGTTCTCCTCTTACTCGCCCCAATCGCGCAAGATCTCGCAAACACGCCCGCCTCTGTTCAACCCCGACGCCGAAGCGGACGCTTCGAAGAAACAGCTGTTCCGTTCGGAAGCTGGAATCGAGCTTGAAGGCACAATCGCGCAACTGTCCCTCGGACCGAACGCGTCATCGTCGATCACGCCGCCATCGAAACTAGCCGCCAACGATCCTCAACCCGCACATTCGTCCGAAAAGCATCGGCCGCCCCTCTCGTCGATGAAGAATAGTTCCTGTGAGAATCAAAGCAGAACCGACAAATCAAACGTCACGACGTCGTCCAATACGACTCCCAGTACTACAGTCTCGTCGAGCAATGACTCCCAATTAACGGTCGTTAAGAATAGTCAGGTGGAAGGAACGTCGATTAATCTGAGCACGCCCGACTCCTCGCAAACCGAAGAGTCCGAAGATATCAGTCCTCAGATCCAGAGAAAGCGGCACACGCACTCCCGTGATAAGCTGCCCAGGTTCAGTATATCCATTGACGATGAACACAT GTTGGACCTCGCGGCGGCGAATAGAGATGCGGCGGAGGAGAGCAAGCATAACTCCAGCACTGACTCCTTCGAGTCCTTCAGTGCTATACCACCCATGTTACCATCCGCCCGACAGAAATCTCGATCCGTCATCAAATCCGCCTCGACCAGCGGACTGTCGCTGGTGATCCCGACCAGCGATTTCGCCT aCGATGCGCCGTTAAACACCCAACCGATCGAGTCGCCCGGTGGATCATCGACCGCGTCTTCGAGGGACACGTCGCCCTGCCGCGAGCTCAGCCCTCTCGTAACTAGTCTGAAACCGCCCATTATCATTCGCCGAGGGCCGTGCGGCTTCGGCTTCACCGTGCACACCATCCGAGTTTACTACGGCGACAGCGATTTTTACACCATGCATCACTTAGTAATGGCAC TGGAGCAATCCAGTCCGGCGTTCGAAGCCGGCTTGAGACCGGGAGATCTGATAACGCACATAAATGGCGAACCGGTGCAGGGTCTGTATCACACTCAAGTCTTGCAGTTGATGCTGAGCGGCGGCGACCACGTGACGCTGCGCAGCACACCGCTGGAGAACACCAGCATCAAGACCGGCGGCAGGAGGCGCGATCTCGCGCAGAGCAAGCTCGCGCGTCGGACGCTGCACAAGCAACGGAAGCAGAAGCGGGATCACTCGGACAAAAAGCGGAAAACGTCGCTCTTTAAGAGAATAAGCTCGAAACGGGCGAGCGTAGAGATGCAGCAG ATGGCCGCGGGCATTTGCTCGCCGTCGATGGTGACGCCCAGTCGATCGTTCCAGTCGTTCACCCGCTCGCAGGAAACGTCGCCGTACTTCGCGACATGCTCCAAGTCCGTCTGCAGCCCGTCCCCGCCGACGAATCGCGCCAGCTCGGACTCTTACCACTCGACCGGAAACTCGAGCCCGTGCTCGAGTCCGAATTCCTCGTCGCCGGGCTCGAACACGTCCGTGGGCAATCTGTCGGGCATCTCGAATCAGTCGCACTTTCAACAACGGCCGAGCACGCTTCACGGCCTCAAGCACAAGCTGCACACGGCCACGAAGAACATTCACTCGCCGAATCGCAGAAAGTCCGTCGGCCACATACCACTGTCGCCGTTGGCTAGGACACCGAGTCCGTCGCCGATTCCCGCCAGTCCGACGAGAAGCCCGAGTCCTTTAGCGTTTCCCACGGGCCATCAACCCGGTAGCTCCAATACCACGCAGTCGTACAGCCCAG GAGCGTGCTTGTCAACGCCGAACAGTCAGAAGAAAGGATACGGTCGGCCCAAGTCCGCGGAGCCGGGTTCGCCACTGCTGCGACGAGCGCTCAGTCCCGATCGGCTTCATCCGCGCTCGGCGGAAAGCAAGACGTCCATATCACCGTTGGCGAATACCGTGGTGAAGGTGACGCCGCGCGTAACCATCGCGCAGTCGTCCCACAACAGCAGTGAGACCTCCGACGAATCCAACGATAGTTTCAAGGATGCCAACAACGAAGGCGGCGCGAAAAGCGAGAAGAAAGTGTCGAGCGAGCAGAAAGCGGACTACTCCAAACTCACGCACGGCATATCCATTAATTTAGGAAATGTAAGCATGTCGAATTCCTGCGGCAGCACGCAGCTGCCGCGAATCGCCGAGGAGAAGGACTCGCCGACGGGCACCAAGAGCGACGACTATTCGTCGTCGAAGGAGATCGGTGCGGAGAAAGGCGAGAGCAAGCGATCGACGAGCGGTCACGATCAATCCAAGGACAACGCGAATAAGTCTCAGAGCGACAAACGCGGCGACAATGGTGGCAAGACGTGCGGCAAGAAGGAGGAGGGCGTTCTTCAATCCGGTACCTCGCTGGCGAGCACGCAGCAAGCAGCCAGCAGCGCCACGAACTTGCAGAACTTGGACCAGAGATATTGTCAGACCAGCGAAAGGTTCATCGCGTCGTCGTTGCCGCACAAGACGCCGCACGTTCCCGAGCAGAAGAGCAAGGAGATTCATCAGGAGGTTAAAAAGATacttaaaagatataaagtcGATTCCGGCGACGGAGCTCATCCGAGCGTACACGAGAGCAGCACAGTGTCGGCAAAAGAGAAGAAGAACAATTGA